A single genomic interval of Camelina sativa cultivar DH55 chromosome 11, Cs, whole genome shotgun sequence harbors:
- the LOC109127360 gene encoding nuclear pore complex protein GP210-like encodes MKSEGIPFHVIDLAVGDELELPINYFDSLGIHFLEAHGVTTYNVETNHRDVVSIKTVNDQPSAYIKGLKHGKALIRVSIGGNIRKSDYVLVSVGARICPQNPVIHTGNFLNFSIAGADHQISGQWVTSNRSVLSVNVASGQAKGISQGSAHVTFEGHGLKLQTKVTVLLGNTIYVDSPKETLTNVDVPAEGYNFPVKFRENKFAVPEAMFNCQVDPPFIGYAKPRMDLDTGNTYCLFFPYSPEHLVHSMTIAKDMKPHVSFSISASLKEAHHVSGSASALLIGGFSVTGPNKLNIDANSNTTIISILGNTDVQIHWRNKGWLSISLIKREDFGIAGHALYKVIYHLNPIYKFSNLIHPY; translated from the exons ATGAAGAGTGAGGGGATCCCTTTCCACGTGATAGATCTAGCTGTTGGCGATGAACTTGAACTTCCAATAAATTACTTTGACAGTTTAG gAATTCATTTTCTCGAAGCACATGGAGTTACTACATACAACGTTGAAACTAATCATCGTGATGTTGTATCTATTAAGACTGTCAATGACCAACCAAGTGCCTACATTAAG GGATTAAAACATGGAAAAGCTCTCATTCGGGTTTCCATTGGCGGTAATATCAGGAAATCAGACTACGTTTTG GTTTCAGTTGGGGCGCGTATCTGTCCTCAAAACCCGGTCATTCACACAGGAAATTTCTTAAATTTCAGCATAGCAG GGGCAGATCATCAAATCTCTGGTCAATGGGTTACATCAAACAGAAGTGTCCTATCCGTCAATGTGGCATCTGGCCAAGCTAAAGGGATCAGCCAAGGCTCAGCTCACG TTACATTTGAAGGTCATGGTTTGAAATTGCAAACAAAAGTCACAGTGCTACTTGGAAACACAATATATGTTGACTCTCCAAAAGAAACACTGACAAATGTAGACGTCCCTGCTGAAGGGTATAACTTTCCAGTAAAATTCAG GGAGAACAAGTTTGCCGTCCCTGAGGCCATGTTTAACTGCCAAGTAGACCCTCCGTTTATAGG ATACGCAAAGCCACGGATGGATCTTGATACTGGCAACACTTATTGTCTTTTCTTCCCATACTCACCAGAGCATCTGGTTCACTCCATGACTATAGCAAAAGACATGAAACCTCATGTGTCCTTCTCCATTAGTGCTTCACTCAAAGAAGCTCATCATGTTTCGGGATCTGCATCTGCACTTCTTATTGGAGGGTTTTCTGTAACGGGGCCAAACAAG CTGAATATAGATGCGAATTCAAACACGACCATCATTTCAATACTGGGGAACACCG ATGTTCAAATTCACTGGCGTAACAAAGGTTGGCTATCGATCAGCTTGATCAAAAGGGAAGATTTTGGTATCGCAGGGCATGCACTATACAAGGTAATTTATCACTTAAACCCTATCTATAAGTTCAGTAATCTAATCCACCCATACTAG